The following are encoded in a window of Thunnus albacares chromosome 9, fThuAlb1.1, whole genome shotgun sequence genomic DNA:
- the nexn gene encoding nexilin isoform X1 has protein sequence MTEVAQVVAAVAHDVDEVENENEHNMSDTENKDVDVTHEKEDVADNEKVAAEEESEKTSHTEDKKPCQKTDEASNEADKTYMNGVEHKEDDTANDDENEKSAAVNGVGKDTEDKENAQPDTNDDPSISELELKKEKLLRSRKPVARSYVPSVNKGKGDVTGKFEAMQKARDERSRQRNKEEQEKRREQYIKEREWNRRKQQIKELLASSDEEEDVKPAKVEKSYVPKITGSVKGKFAEMEKQRQEVERKRMESERKKREAQDKMEKDKIKKELAKKAAEEGDDTILVRVVPAKSSRPPGKIKMNFEDMEKNREEELQKKAEEEKKRRYDENRRSFREAKRRSIVPEDEEEKVSEKVQVTPGKLKMTFEELEKERQEQKKKQAEEEAKRRLLDEKKAFEEARLGMGDDEEDTQPAQEDKEEFRPGKLRLSFEELERQRVEDERKKAEGEAKRRMQEERRAFAEARKSMLVEEDDEALMALLNLEGSKPGKLCASFEELERQRREEEQKKAEEEAKKRLEEEKRLFAEARKSMSPGLDQENSAYGDETALDEEGELVKTESQEALNPGKLEINFEELLKQKEEAERRRKAEERKMKMEQEKQEFEQLRQEMGEDEVNESSDVVSAEYEELTKLKRTGSIQAKDLKSKFEKIKQLTEEEIQKKIEMERARRKAIDDEIKEREAERCQGEDEEGETTPVRAEESPFKQKVDMRARFEQMAKAREEEERRRIEEQKLQRMQFEQQEIDAALQKKKEDDGEEEGSIINGSAAYEDEEDHARSGAPWFKKPLKNQSVVDTEPVRFTVKITGEPKPEVTWWFEGEMLQDCEDYQYIERGETYCLYLPETFPEDEGEYMCKAVNSRGTAASTCILTIESKTTLV, from the exons ATGACTGAGGTGGCGCAGGTTGTGGCTGCAGTCGCCCACGACGTGGATGAggtagaaaatgaaaatgaacacaaCATGAGTGACACAGAAAACAAGGACGTTGATGTGACACATGAGAAAGAGGATGTGGCAGACAATGAAAAGGTTGCAGCTGAGGAGGAAAGTGAGAAGACATCACACACAGAAGACAAAAAGCCTTGCCAGAAGACTGATGAAGCAAGCAACGAGGCTGACAAGACATACATGAACGGTGTGGAACACAAAGAAGATGACACAGccaatgatgatgaaaatgaaaaatcagcAGCTGTTAATGGTGTAGGAAAGGACACAGAGGACAAGGAGAATGCACAACCTGACACTAATGATGACCCGAGTATTTCTGAATTGGAGCTTAAAAAAGAG AAACTCCTCAGATCCAGAAAGCCGGTGGCCAGAAGCTATGTGCCCAGTGTGAACAAAGGGAAGGGGGACGTGACGGGCAAGTTTGAGGCCATGCAGAAGGCCAGGGATGAGCGCAGCCGGCAGAGGAACAAGGAGGAGCAGGAAAAGAGGAGGGAGCAATACATCAAGGAGAGAGAGTGGAATCGCAGGAAGCAGCAG ATAAAAGAACTTCTCGCTTCCAGTGATGAGGAAGAAGATGTGAAGCCAGCGAAAGTAGAAAAATCCTACGTCCCCAAAATCACAG GTAGTGTGAAGGGGAAGtttgcagaaatggaaaaacaaagacaagaggTGGAAAGGAAGAGGATGGAAAgcgagaggaagaagagggaggccCAGGACAAgatggaaaaagacaaaattaagaAAGAATTGGCTAAGAAAGCAGCTGAG GAAGGAGATGACACAATCCTGGTACGGGTGGTTCCAGCAAAGTCATCTCGACCTCCGGGCAAAATCAAGATGAACTTTGAGGACATGGAGAAGAATCGAGAGGAGGAATTGCAGAAGAAGgctgaggaggaaaagaagagacgATACGATGAAAACAGACGCTCCTTCAGGGAGGCCAAGCGACGCTCTATTGTTCCAGAG GATGAAGAAGAGAAGGTGTCAGAGAAAGTGCAGGTAACTCCTGGAAAGCTGAAGATgacatttgaggagctggagaAGGAAAGGCAGGAGCAGAAAAAGAAGCAGGCTGAGGAGGAAGCCAAACGTCGCCTGTTAGACGAGAAGAAAGCTTTTGAGGAGGCCAGGCTGGGAATG gGAGATGATGAGGAAGACACTCAGCCGGCTCAGGAAGACAAGGAGGAGTTCCGACCTGGAAAACTGAGGTTGAGTTTTGAAGAGCTGGAGAGGCAAAGGGTAGAAGACGAGCGCAAGAAAGCAGAGGGGGAGGCCAAGAGACGGAtgcaggaggagagaagagcttTTGCTGAAGCCAGGAAGAGCATG CTTGTGGAAGAGGATGACGAGGCTCTGATGGCCTTGCTGAACTTGGAGGGCAGTAAGCCTGGAAAGCTGTGTGCCAGTTTTGAGGAGCTGGAACgccagagaagagaggaggagcagaagaaggcagaggaggaggccaAGAAGAGActggaagaggagaagaggctCTTTGCTGAGGCCCGCAAGAGCATG AGCCCTGGTCTGGATCAGGAAAACTCTGCATATGGAGATGAAACA GCACTAGATGAGGAGGGAGAGTTGGTGAAGACTGAATCTCAGGAAGCACTGAACCCGGGAAAACTGGAGATCAACTTTGAGGAGCTGCTGAAACAGAAGGAGGAGGCTGAAAGGAGACGCAAGGCGGAGGAGCGCAAAATGAAAATGGAGCAGGAGAAGCAGGAGTTTGAACAACTCAGACAAGAGATGGGCGAG GATGAAGTGAATGAAAGCTCGGATGTTGTGAGCGCAGAGTATGAAGAGCTGACTAAACTCAAGAGGACTGGCTCCATCCAGGCCAAGGACCTCAAGTCCAAGTTTGAGAAAATCAAGCAGCTGACTGAAGAGGAAATTCAGAAAAAGATTGAGATGGAGAGAGCACGGAGAAAGGCCATTGATGATGAAAttaaagagagagaagctgaGCGGTGCCAGGGG gaggatgaggaaggtGAAACGACACCAGTGAGGGCTGAGGAGTCACCATTCAAACAGAAGGTTGATATGAGAGCCCGATTTGAACAAATGGCCAAAGCccgagaggaggaggagaggaggaggatagaGGAGCAGAAGCTGCAGAGAATGCAGTTTGAACAGCAAGAGATTGATGCTGCACTGCAAAAA AAAAAGGAAGATGAtggtgaggaggagggaagCATCATCAACGGCTCTGCGGCctatgaggatgaggaggatcATGCCAGATCGGGTGCTCCATGGTTTAAAAAACCTCTTAAAAATCAATCAGTGGTAGACACGGAGCCAGTTCGGTTCACCGTTAAGATCACTGGGGAGCCCAAGCCGGAGGTGACCTGGTGGTTTGAGGGAGAGATGCTCCAGGACTGTGAGGACTATCAGTAtatagagagaggagagacgtACTGCCTCTACCTGCCGGAGAccttcccagaggatgaaggagagtACATGTGCAAGGCTGTGAACAGCAGAGGCACAGCAGCAAGTACCTGCATCCTCACAATAGAAAGTAAGACCACCTTGGTGTGA
- the nexn gene encoding nexilin isoform X3, which produces MTEVAQVVAAVAHDVDEVENENEHNMSDTENKDVDVTHEKEDVADNEKVAAEEESEKTSHTEDKKPCQKTDEASNEADKTYMNGVEHKEDDTANDDENEKSAAVNGVGKDTEDKENAQPDTNDDPSISELELKKEKLLRSRKPVARSYVPSVNKGKGDVTGKFEAMQKARDERSRQRNKEEQEKRREQYIKEREWNRRKQQIKELLASSDEEEDVKPAKVEKSYVPKITGSVKGKFAEMEKQRQEVERKRMESERKKREAQDKMEKDKIKKELAKKAAEEGDDTILVRVVPAKSSRPPGKIKMNFEDMEKNREEELQKKAEEEKKRRYDENRRSFREAKRRSIVPEDEEEKVSEKVQVTPGKLKMTFEELEKERQEQKKKQAEEEAKRRLLDEKKAFEEARLGMGDDEEDTQPAQEDKEEFRPGKLRLSFEELERQRVEDERKKAEGEAKRRMQEERRAFAEARKSMLVEEDDEALMALLNLEGSKPGKLCASFEELERQRREEEQKKAEEEAKKRLEEEKRLFAEARKSMALDEEGELVKTESQEALNPGKLEINFEELLKQKEEAERRRKAEERKMKMEQEKQEFEQLRQEMGEDEVNESSDVVSAEYEELTKLKRTGSIQAKDLKSKFEKIKQLTEEEIQKKIEMERARRKAIDDEIKEREAERCQGEDEEGETTPVRAEESPFKQKVDMRARFEQMAKAREEEERRRIEEQKLQRMQFEQQEIDAALQKKKEDDGEEEGSIINGSAAYEDEEDHARSGAPWFKKPLKNQSVVDTEPVRFTVKITGEPKPEVTWWFEGEMLQDCEDYQYIERGETYCLYLPETFPEDEGEYMCKAVNSRGTAASTCILTIESKTTLV; this is translated from the exons ATGACTGAGGTGGCGCAGGTTGTGGCTGCAGTCGCCCACGACGTGGATGAggtagaaaatgaaaatgaacacaaCATGAGTGACACAGAAAACAAGGACGTTGATGTGACACATGAGAAAGAGGATGTGGCAGACAATGAAAAGGTTGCAGCTGAGGAGGAAAGTGAGAAGACATCACACACAGAAGACAAAAAGCCTTGCCAGAAGACTGATGAAGCAAGCAACGAGGCTGACAAGACATACATGAACGGTGTGGAACACAAAGAAGATGACACAGccaatgatgatgaaaatgaaaaatcagcAGCTGTTAATGGTGTAGGAAAGGACACAGAGGACAAGGAGAATGCACAACCTGACACTAATGATGACCCGAGTATTTCTGAATTGGAGCTTAAAAAAGAG AAACTCCTCAGATCCAGAAAGCCGGTGGCCAGAAGCTATGTGCCCAGTGTGAACAAAGGGAAGGGGGACGTGACGGGCAAGTTTGAGGCCATGCAGAAGGCCAGGGATGAGCGCAGCCGGCAGAGGAACAAGGAGGAGCAGGAAAAGAGGAGGGAGCAATACATCAAGGAGAGAGAGTGGAATCGCAGGAAGCAGCAG ATAAAAGAACTTCTCGCTTCCAGTGATGAGGAAGAAGATGTGAAGCCAGCGAAAGTAGAAAAATCCTACGTCCCCAAAATCACAG GTAGTGTGAAGGGGAAGtttgcagaaatggaaaaacaaagacaagaggTGGAAAGGAAGAGGATGGAAAgcgagaggaagaagagggaggccCAGGACAAgatggaaaaagacaaaattaagaAAGAATTGGCTAAGAAAGCAGCTGAG GAAGGAGATGACACAATCCTGGTACGGGTGGTTCCAGCAAAGTCATCTCGACCTCCGGGCAAAATCAAGATGAACTTTGAGGACATGGAGAAGAATCGAGAGGAGGAATTGCAGAAGAAGgctgaggaggaaaagaagagacgATACGATGAAAACAGACGCTCCTTCAGGGAGGCCAAGCGACGCTCTATTGTTCCAGAG GATGAAGAAGAGAAGGTGTCAGAGAAAGTGCAGGTAACTCCTGGAAAGCTGAAGATgacatttgaggagctggagaAGGAAAGGCAGGAGCAGAAAAAGAAGCAGGCTGAGGAGGAAGCCAAACGTCGCCTGTTAGACGAGAAGAAAGCTTTTGAGGAGGCCAGGCTGGGAATG gGAGATGATGAGGAAGACACTCAGCCGGCTCAGGAAGACAAGGAGGAGTTCCGACCTGGAAAACTGAGGTTGAGTTTTGAAGAGCTGGAGAGGCAAAGGGTAGAAGACGAGCGCAAGAAAGCAGAGGGGGAGGCCAAGAGACGGAtgcaggaggagagaagagcttTTGCTGAAGCCAGGAAGAGCATG CTTGTGGAAGAGGATGACGAGGCTCTGATGGCCTTGCTGAACTTGGAGGGCAGTAAGCCTGGAAAGCTGTGTGCCAGTTTTGAGGAGCTGGAACgccagagaagagaggaggagcagaagaaggcagaggaggaggccaAGAAGAGActggaagaggagaagaggctCTTTGCTGAGGCCCGCAAGAGCATG GCACTAGATGAGGAGGGAGAGTTGGTGAAGACTGAATCTCAGGAAGCACTGAACCCGGGAAAACTGGAGATCAACTTTGAGGAGCTGCTGAAACAGAAGGAGGAGGCTGAAAGGAGACGCAAGGCGGAGGAGCGCAAAATGAAAATGGAGCAGGAGAAGCAGGAGTTTGAACAACTCAGACAAGAGATGGGCGAG GATGAAGTGAATGAAAGCTCGGATGTTGTGAGCGCAGAGTATGAAGAGCTGACTAAACTCAAGAGGACTGGCTCCATCCAGGCCAAGGACCTCAAGTCCAAGTTTGAGAAAATCAAGCAGCTGACTGAAGAGGAAATTCAGAAAAAGATTGAGATGGAGAGAGCACGGAGAAAGGCCATTGATGATGAAAttaaagagagagaagctgaGCGGTGCCAGGGG gaggatgaggaaggtGAAACGACACCAGTGAGGGCTGAGGAGTCACCATTCAAACAGAAGGTTGATATGAGAGCCCGATTTGAACAAATGGCCAAAGCccgagaggaggaggagaggaggaggatagaGGAGCAGAAGCTGCAGAGAATGCAGTTTGAACAGCAAGAGATTGATGCTGCACTGCAAAAA AAAAAGGAAGATGAtggtgaggaggagggaagCATCATCAACGGCTCTGCGGCctatgaggatgaggaggatcATGCCAGATCGGGTGCTCCATGGTTTAAAAAACCTCTTAAAAATCAATCAGTGGTAGACACGGAGCCAGTTCGGTTCACCGTTAAGATCACTGGGGAGCCCAAGCCGGAGGTGACCTGGTGGTTTGAGGGAGAGATGCTCCAGGACTGTGAGGACTATCAGTAtatagagagaggagagacgtACTGCCTCTACCTGCCGGAGAccttcccagaggatgaaggagagtACATGTGCAAGGCTGTGAACAGCAGAGGCACAGCAGCAAGTACCTGCATCCTCACAATAGAAAGTAAGACCACCTTGGTGTGA
- the nexn gene encoding nexilin isoform X2: MTEVAQVVAAVAHDVDEVENENEHNMSDTENKDVDVTHEKEDVADNEKVAAEEESEKTSHTEDKKPCQKTDEASNEADKTYMNGVEHKEDDTANDDENEKSAAVNGVGKDTEDKENAQPDTNDDPSISELELKKEKLLRSRKPVARSYVPSVNKGKGDVTGKFEAMQKARDERSRQRNKEEQEKRREQYIKEREWNRRKQQIKELLASSDEEEDVKPAKVEKSYVPKITGSVKGKFAEMEKQRQEVERKRMESERKKREAQDKMEKDKIKKELAKKAAEEGDDTILVRVVPAKSSRPPGKIKMNFEDMEKNREEELQKKAEEEKKRRYDENRRSFREAKRRSIVPEDEEEKVSEKVQVTPGKLKMTFEELEKERQEQKKKQAEEEAKRRLLDEKKAFEEARLGMGDDEEDTQPAQEDKEEFRPGKLRLSFEELERQRVEDERKKAEGEAKRRMQEERRAFAEARKSMLVEEDDEALMALLNLEGSKPGKLCASFEELERQRREEEQKKAEEEAKKRLEEEKRLFAEARKSMSPGLDQENSAYGDETALDEEGELVKTESQEALNPGKLEINFEELLKQKEEAERRRKAEERKMKMEQEKQEFEQLRQEMGEDEVNESSDVVSAEYEELTKLKRTGSIQAKDLKSKFEKIKQLTEEEIQKKIEMERARRKAIDDEIKEREAERCQGEDEEGETTPVRAEESPFKQKVDMRARFEQMAKAREEEERRRIEEQKLQRMQFEQQEIDAALQKKKEDDGEEEGSIINGSAAYEDEEDHARSGAPWFKKPLKNQSVVDTEPVRFTVKITGEPKPEVTWWFEGEMLQDCEDYQYIERGETYCLYLPETFPEDEGEYMCKAVNSRGTAASTCILTIETYDY, from the exons ATGACTGAGGTGGCGCAGGTTGTGGCTGCAGTCGCCCACGACGTGGATGAggtagaaaatgaaaatgaacacaaCATGAGTGACACAGAAAACAAGGACGTTGATGTGACACATGAGAAAGAGGATGTGGCAGACAATGAAAAGGTTGCAGCTGAGGAGGAAAGTGAGAAGACATCACACACAGAAGACAAAAAGCCTTGCCAGAAGACTGATGAAGCAAGCAACGAGGCTGACAAGACATACATGAACGGTGTGGAACACAAAGAAGATGACACAGccaatgatgatgaaaatgaaaaatcagcAGCTGTTAATGGTGTAGGAAAGGACACAGAGGACAAGGAGAATGCACAACCTGACACTAATGATGACCCGAGTATTTCTGAATTGGAGCTTAAAAAAGAG AAACTCCTCAGATCCAGAAAGCCGGTGGCCAGAAGCTATGTGCCCAGTGTGAACAAAGGGAAGGGGGACGTGACGGGCAAGTTTGAGGCCATGCAGAAGGCCAGGGATGAGCGCAGCCGGCAGAGGAACAAGGAGGAGCAGGAAAAGAGGAGGGAGCAATACATCAAGGAGAGAGAGTGGAATCGCAGGAAGCAGCAG ATAAAAGAACTTCTCGCTTCCAGTGATGAGGAAGAAGATGTGAAGCCAGCGAAAGTAGAAAAATCCTACGTCCCCAAAATCACAG GTAGTGTGAAGGGGAAGtttgcagaaatggaaaaacaaagacaagaggTGGAAAGGAAGAGGATGGAAAgcgagaggaagaagagggaggccCAGGACAAgatggaaaaagacaaaattaagaAAGAATTGGCTAAGAAAGCAGCTGAG GAAGGAGATGACACAATCCTGGTACGGGTGGTTCCAGCAAAGTCATCTCGACCTCCGGGCAAAATCAAGATGAACTTTGAGGACATGGAGAAGAATCGAGAGGAGGAATTGCAGAAGAAGgctgaggaggaaaagaagagacgATACGATGAAAACAGACGCTCCTTCAGGGAGGCCAAGCGACGCTCTATTGTTCCAGAG GATGAAGAAGAGAAGGTGTCAGAGAAAGTGCAGGTAACTCCTGGAAAGCTGAAGATgacatttgaggagctggagaAGGAAAGGCAGGAGCAGAAAAAGAAGCAGGCTGAGGAGGAAGCCAAACGTCGCCTGTTAGACGAGAAGAAAGCTTTTGAGGAGGCCAGGCTGGGAATG gGAGATGATGAGGAAGACACTCAGCCGGCTCAGGAAGACAAGGAGGAGTTCCGACCTGGAAAACTGAGGTTGAGTTTTGAAGAGCTGGAGAGGCAAAGGGTAGAAGACGAGCGCAAGAAAGCAGAGGGGGAGGCCAAGAGACGGAtgcaggaggagagaagagcttTTGCTGAAGCCAGGAAGAGCATG CTTGTGGAAGAGGATGACGAGGCTCTGATGGCCTTGCTGAACTTGGAGGGCAGTAAGCCTGGAAAGCTGTGTGCCAGTTTTGAGGAGCTGGAACgccagagaagagaggaggagcagaagaaggcagaggaggaggccaAGAAGAGActggaagaggagaagaggctCTTTGCTGAGGCCCGCAAGAGCATG AGCCCTGGTCTGGATCAGGAAAACTCTGCATATGGAGATGAAACA GCACTAGATGAGGAGGGAGAGTTGGTGAAGACTGAATCTCAGGAAGCACTGAACCCGGGAAAACTGGAGATCAACTTTGAGGAGCTGCTGAAACAGAAGGAGGAGGCTGAAAGGAGACGCAAGGCGGAGGAGCGCAAAATGAAAATGGAGCAGGAGAAGCAGGAGTTTGAACAACTCAGACAAGAGATGGGCGAG GATGAAGTGAATGAAAGCTCGGATGTTGTGAGCGCAGAGTATGAAGAGCTGACTAAACTCAAGAGGACTGGCTCCATCCAGGCCAAGGACCTCAAGTCCAAGTTTGAGAAAATCAAGCAGCTGACTGAAGAGGAAATTCAGAAAAAGATTGAGATGGAGAGAGCACGGAGAAAGGCCATTGATGATGAAAttaaagagagagaagctgaGCGGTGCCAGGGG gaggatgaggaaggtGAAACGACACCAGTGAGGGCTGAGGAGTCACCATTCAAACAGAAGGTTGATATGAGAGCCCGATTTGAACAAATGGCCAAAGCccgagaggaggaggagaggaggaggatagaGGAGCAGAAGCTGCAGAGAATGCAGTTTGAACAGCAAGAGATTGATGCTGCACTGCAAAAA AAAAAGGAAGATGAtggtgaggaggagggaagCATCATCAACGGCTCTGCGGCctatgaggatgaggaggatcATGCCAGATCGGGTGCTCCATGGTTTAAAAAACCTCTTAAAAATCAATCAGTGGTAGACACGGAGCCAGTTCGGTTCACCGTTAAGATCACTGGGGAGCCCAAGCCGGAGGTGACCTGGTGGTTTGAGGGAGAGATGCTCCAGGACTGTGAGGACTATCAGTAtatagagagaggagagacgtACTGCCTCTACCTGCCGGAGAccttcccagaggatgaaggagagtACATGTGCAAGGCTGTGAACAGCAGAGGCACAGCAGCAAGTACCTGCATCCTCACAATAGAAA CTTATGACTACTGA